In a single window of the Lodderomyces elongisporus chromosome 4, complete sequence genome:
- the OST2 gene encoding oligosaccharyltransferase complex subunit epsilon (BUSCO:EOG09265JA7): MAKNNAAIKKATQAVQAVQAKQSKLDSNTTQPSTTSSKATISTSSLAPKEVKATLAQLNQALATTIHDYFHTLTPKLKLIDIFLVFLVVLGVLQFVYVLLIGNFPFNAFLGGFAACVGQFVLLVSLRLQINDGERELKRRVLNTPKVNIGEKTNVIVDENTRDSEVIGVQVAEIEEEEENDGGAKKVFNTISPERAFGDFIFASLILHFIVIHFIN, translated from the coding sequence ATGGCAAAGAATAACGCAGCAATAAAAAAGGCAACACAAGCAGTGCAAGCAGTgcaagcaaagcaaagcaaactTGACTCCAACACTACTCAGCCTTCTACCACATCTTCAAAAGCCACCATATCAACATCTTCACTTGCACCAAAGGAAGTCAAAGCAACCCTTGCGCAATTGAACCAAGCATTGGCCACAACAATTCATGACTATTTTCATACCCTCACACCAAAACTCAAGCTTATAGATATCTTTTTAGTATTCTTGGTGGTGCTTGgtgttttgcaatttgtatATGTGCTATTGATTGGTAATTTCCCATTCAATGCGTTCTTGGGTGGTTTTGCAGCATGCGTTGGCCAATTTGTCTTGCTTGTGAGTTTGAGATTACAGATTAATGATGGAGAAAgggaattgaaaagaagagtgTTAAATACCCCTAAAGTGAACATTGGTGAGAAAACAAACGtaattgttgatgaaaacaCTAGAGACTCTGAAGTTATTGGCGTGCAAGTTGCAGAAatagaagaggaggaggaaaatGACGGAggagcaaaaaaagtattCAATACAATTTCACCAGAACGTGCATTTGGtgatttcatttttgcTAGTTTAATCTTGCACTTTATTGTGATCCACTTTATCAATTGA